One genomic region from Brachionichthys hirsutus isolate HB-005 chromosome 24, CSIRO-AGI_Bhir_v1, whole genome shotgun sequence encodes:
- the LOC137912116 gene encoding signal transducer and activator of transcription 1-like: protein MDVDNQEKTGYMKTELISVSEVHPSRMHDNMLPMSPDDYKALAQYVSPRDITAVSDNLIWGFGDLDVQMGSEFQAEN from the exons ATGGACGTGGACAACCAAGAGAAGACGGGCTACATGAAGACGGAGCTCATATCCGTCTCTGAAGT ACATCCGTCCAGAATGCACGACAACATGCTGCCCATGTCCCCGGACGACTACAAGGCGCTGGCGCAGTACGTCAGCCCCCGAGACATCACCGCCGTG AGCGACAATCTGATTTGGGGATTTGGGGATCTCGACGTTCAG ATGGGATCAGAATTCCAAGCTGAAAACTGA